CGATCGGCTGACCCGGCGCGCCGCGCCCCGGCGGCTCGGCCGGGCTCGGCCACGATGGGGGCATGCCTCAGATGACCGAGCCCCAGTGGCGCGCCTTCCTCTCGGCCGGGACCCGTACCGGCAAGCTCGCCACCACCCGGGCGGACGGCAGCCCGCACGTGGCGCCGGTCTGGTTCCTGCTGGACGGGGACGACCTGGTGCTGAACACCGGCGCCGACACGGTGAAGGGCCGCAACCTGGCCCGGGACGGCCGGGCGATGCTGTGCGTGGACGACGACCGGCCGCCGTTCGACTTCGT
This genomic interval from Kitasatospora gansuensis contains the following:
- a CDS encoding PPOX class F420-dependent oxidoreductase yields the protein MPQMTEPQWRAFLSAGTRTGKLATTRADGSPHVAPVWFLLDGDDLVLNTGADTVKGRNLARDGRAMLCVDDDRPPFDFVLVRGKATLSEDLAEVRHWAARIAARYMGEDRAEEYGARNGVPGELLVRIRIQKVTAVGAVAD